One genomic segment of Candidatus Eisenbacteria bacterium includes these proteins:
- a CDS encoding T9SS type A sorting domain-containing protein, with product MDGNVLTLSWDAAIDDETPTLGLTYNLCVGTTPGGSEIMSAMADSMTGYRKVVQLGNTNHNTSWMITLPDPPPPEFYWSVQAIDACFAGSPFVAGGLDTAAPPDDVDPMPTSFAVQLINPNPFYKQTAIRFDVPTAGAVRLDVFNIAGRKVRTLVNRRMDPARHTSIWDGRDDGGRSVSAGVYFIRLDAASATLTQKVVRIE from the coding sequence ATGGACGGGAATGTGCTGACCCTTTCCTGGGACGCGGCGATCGACGATGAAACACCCACTTTGGGATTAACGTATAACCTCTGTGTGGGGACGACCCCCGGCGGCTCGGAGATCATGTCAGCGATGGCCGATTCAATGACGGGGTATCGCAAGGTCGTGCAGCTGGGAAACACGAATCATAATACCAGCTGGATGATTACCCTTCCCGACCCGCCGCCTCCGGAATTTTATTGGAGTGTTCAAGCTATCGATGCCTGCTTTGCGGGATCACCCTTCGTGGCCGGCGGCCTCGACACAGCCGCCCCCCCCGACGATGTTGATCCAATGCCGACGAGCTTCGCCGTCCAGCTGATCAATCCGAATCCGTTCTATAAACAAACGGCCATCCGGTTTGATGTGCCGACTGCGGGAGCGGTGCGGCTCGACGTCTTTAACATTGCCGGGCGAAAGGTCAGGACTCTCGTAAACCGCCGGATGGATCCCGCCAGGCACACCTCGATCTGGGATGGACGCGATGACGGCGGCCGATCCGTATCCGCCGGCGTCTATTTTATAAGGCTCGACGCCGCGTCGGCGACATTGACGCAGAAGGTGGTGCGGATCGAGTAA
- a CDS encoding glycosyltransferase family 4 protein, with the protein MTEPRHLKILNVAHIRWWSALAHYAHAVAVSLQRRGHHVIAAGAQNSPYMDRCITSGLPTLKGIRSAGNGMTGRMPSLFLIRRMIREGELDVLIVHTGPGHGELALSRWGMKEKVLLIRARPEIRPPRDNMVNRVLHRRLTDRILLSGEFMKKDHYSGWFLDSGRMTVIHGGVDVEHFSRERWEGEAAEIRKRFGLSRRSTLVGLIGRLSPVKGHRTALEALLPLMTADENLQLIFAGGESQVRWIELAKKIPGALLARVHYIGQVPDAAPAMTACDAVLIPSTGSEAVCRVAMECLALGVPVVGTSVNVIPEVIQDGETGWIVPPGDPAALRRTVDAIMKNPDEARRRAERGHAAAQKLYSWDALGGRLEGLLWQALAGDDWD; encoded by the coding sequence ATGACGGAACCCAGGCATCTCAAGATTCTCAATGTCGCCCATATCCGGTGGTGGAGCGCCCTGGCCCACTATGCGCATGCCGTCGCCGTGTCGCTGCAACGCCGGGGGCATCATGTCATCGCCGCCGGCGCCCAAAATTCCCCCTATATGGATCGATGCATAACTTCCGGTCTCCCGACATTGAAAGGGATCCGTTCCGCCGGCAACGGCATGACCGGCCGTATGCCCTCGCTGTTCCTCATCCGCCGGATGATCCGGGAGGGTGAACTCGATGTTCTGATCGTTCACACCGGACCGGGCCACGGGGAATTGGCCCTGTCCCGGTGGGGGATGAAAGAGAAGGTTCTGCTCATCCGCGCCCGGCCGGAGATCCGCCCGCCCAGAGACAATATGGTGAACCGGGTCCTCCACCGGCGGTTGACCGACCGGATCCTCCTTTCCGGCGAGTTCATGAAGAAAGATCACTACAGCGGATGGTTTTTGGATTCGGGAAGAATGACCGTCATCCACGGCGGGGTCGATGTTGAACATTTTTCAAGGGAGCGCTGGGAGGGCGAGGCGGCGGAGATCCGCAAGCGTTTCGGCCTGTCCCGGCGGTCGACGCTGGTCGGATTGATCGGGCGGCTGAGCCCTGTCAAAGGGCACCGGACGGCTCTGGAGGCGCTCCTTCCGTTGATGACGGCGGATGAAAACCTCCAGCTCATCTTCGCGGGCGGCGAGTCGCAGGTGCGCTGGATAGAATTGGCCAAAAAGATTCCCGGCGCGCTATTAGCGCGGGTCCATTATATAGGACAGGTGCCGGATGCGGCGCCCGCCATGACGGCCTGCGATGCGGTGTTGATACCGAGCACCGGCTCGGAAGCGGTCTGCCGGGTGGCGATGGAGTGTCTTGCGCTGGGTGTGCCCGTCGTCGGCACCTCTGTGAATGTGATACCTGAGGTGATCCAGGACGGTGAGACCGGATGGATTGTCCCGCCGGGCGATCCGGCGGCCCTGCGGCGCACGGTGGATGCGATCATGAAAAACCCCGATGAAGCGCGGCGGCGGGCTGAACGGGGCCATGCGGCGGCGCAAAAGTTGTACTCTTGGGATGCCCTCGGCGGCCGGCTCGAAGGTTTGCTATGGCAGGCTTTGGCCGGTGATGATTGGGATTGA
- a CDS encoding class I SAM-dependent methyltransferase, protein MQTSGSEPEFTGEFFIPGKSGERIEADHMERYRFASGFAQGRTVLDIACGVGFSAPLFLAAGAARYVGVDLNEQLIQYAARTYGSEKARFVAGDICTYEDGERYDLVVCYETIEHIKDYRSALGNLYHLLNTDGVLIISSPHRLITSPRANSLTDKPSNEFHIQEFTPEELLPELKAAGFSTLEQGLYGQRQRRRIIANRVIRRIVSLVFGNPNMTTSPQVTPVIDKVPRYFIFVVKKN, encoded by the coding sequence ATGCAGACGAGCGGTTCAGAACCGGAATTCACCGGCGAGTTCTTTATTCCCGGCAAGTCCGGCGAGCGGATCGAAGCGGACCATATGGAAAGGTATCGTTTCGCCTCCGGATTCGCACAGGGCAGGACCGTATTGGATATAGCTTGCGGTGTTGGATTCTCGGCGCCCCTGTTCCTGGCCGCCGGCGCCGCTCGGTATGTCGGCGTCGACCTGAACGAACAGCTGATTCAATATGCGGCGCGCACCTACGGTTCGGAAAAGGCCCGATTTGTCGCCGGCGATATCTGTACTTATGAGGACGGCGAGAGATATGATCTCGTCGTCTGTTATGAGACGATCGAGCATATCAAAGATTACCGTTCGGCGCTTGGAAACTTGTATCATCTTCTCAACACGGATGGAGTGCTCATCATCTCTTCACCGCATCGCTTGATTACCTCACCGCGCGCGAATTCACTCACCGACAAGCCCTCCAACGAATTTCATATCCAAGAATTTACGCCAGAGGAACTGCTGCCGGAATTAAAGGCAGCGGGATTTTCCACTCTTGAACAGGGGCTCTATGGCCAGCGTCAAAGACGGCGCATCATCGCAAACCGGGTGATTCGAAGAATCGTAAGCCTTGTATTTGGCAATCCAAATATGACCACATCGCCGCAAGTGACGCCGGTAATTGATAAAGTCCCGCGATACTTCATATTTGTCGTAAAGAAGAATTGA
- a CDS encoding iron-sulfur cluster-binding protein has translation MTVRSFYDKTREACDDRELSRKLHTATDRQDQARKVICEELGDIEAFRELAKDLRDDILWNLDRYLTTFVEHAETAGVRVHWAADAGEAREAIAGIAEKHNVQRIVKSKSMVTEEIGLNDHLERHGYEVIETDLGEFIVQLKEEGPSHIVVPAVHLSTADVGMLFKEKLGYTGPIEADALTKAARRHLREIFKTAQMGISGVNLAVAEQGQWIICTNEGNGRFVTTMPQVYVAVMGMERIVQDIDSAGVILKLLAKFATGQRLTQYVNIMQGPGDDEGPRHVHLVILDNGRSRILGSRYRSMLRCIRCGACLNACPVFKQIGGHPYSGCYSGPMGSVLLPLLEGLKQAGDATKACSLCRLCNEVCPVKIPLADHIVALRSDMVKAGITDRLERVSMAAASRILRHPQGYRWGRKFMRSILRLRSHAGWVRDLPSIPGRWTREKDLPLPAPESFIEAFYARQAADHVEADRGE, from the coding sequence ATGACGGTCAGAAGTTTTTACGATAAGACCCGGGAGGCCTGTGACGACCGGGAGCTGTCAAGAAAGCTGCACACGGCGACCGACCGGCAGGATCAGGCCCGGAAAGTCATCTGTGAAGAGCTGGGTGACATCGAGGCTTTCCGGGAGCTGGCCAAGGATCTTCGGGACGATATCCTCTGGAACCTCGATCGGTATCTCACCACGTTCGTCGAGCATGCCGAAACGGCGGGCGTGCGGGTCCACTGGGCCGCCGATGCCGGGGAGGCCCGGGAGGCGATCGCCGGTATCGCGGAGAAGCACAATGTTCAGCGGATCGTTAAAAGCAAATCGATGGTGACCGAAGAGATCGGCCTGAATGACCATCTTGAACGCCACGGATACGAAGTCATCGAAACCGATCTGGGCGAGTTTATTGTTCAACTGAAGGAAGAAGGGCCGTCCCATATTGTTGTGCCGGCCGTTCATCTCAGCACGGCCGATGTCGGCATGCTCTTCAAAGAGAAGCTCGGTTATACCGGCCCCATCGAAGCGGACGCTTTGACAAAAGCGGCGCGGCGGCATCTCAGGGAGATTTTCAAGACGGCGCAGATGGGGATCAGCGGCGTGAACCTCGCCGTGGCCGAACAGGGGCAGTGGATCATCTGCACCAATGAAGGCAATGGACGCTTCGTGACGACAATGCCGCAGGTCTATGTCGCCGTCATGGGCATGGAGCGGATCGTTCAGGATATCGACAGCGCCGGTGTGATCCTCAAATTGCTGGCCAAGTTCGCGACCGGCCAGCGGCTGACGCAGTATGTGAATATCATGCAAGGGCCGGGCGATGATGAGGGTCCCCGTCATGTGCATCTCGTCATTCTCGATAACGGCCGGAGCCGGATTTTGGGATCGCGCTATCGCTCGATGCTGCGCTGTATCCGTTGCGGCGCTTGTCTCAATGCCTGCCCTGTCTTCAAGCAGATCGGCGGACATCCCTATTCGGGGTGTTACTCGGGACCGATGGGTTCTGTACTACTGCCGCTGCTCGAGGGATTAAAGCAAGCCGGCGACGCGACGAAGGCCTGCAGCCTCTGCCGTCTGTGCAACGAGGTCTGCCCCGTCAAAATCCCATTGGCCGATCATATCGTGGCCCTGCGAAGCGATATGGTGAAAGCGGGAATCACCGATCGGCTCGAGCGGGTTTCAATGGCGGCGGCCTCGAGAATTCTTCGACATCCGCAAGGGTATCGCTGGGGCCGAAAATTCATGCGATCGATCCTGCGCCTGCGGAGTCACGCCGGCTGGGTCCGGGATCTCCCGTCGATTCCCGGCCGATGGACGCGGGAGAAGGATCTTCCCCTTCCGGCGCCCGAGAGTTTTATCGAAGCGTTCTATGCGCGGCAGGCAGCGGATCACGTGGAGGCGGATCGTGGAGAATAG
- the metG gene encoding methionine--tRNA ligase subunit beta: MRNSLKSISKELQREEEMEEEKKAEEEPKQAETKSEAPGKPELTYNEFARMDLRVAVITAAEPHPNADRLLKMQVDLGSGDTRQLVAGIAGQYQPEDLVGRKICVVANLKPAKLRGELSQGMLLAASDGETISLLKPDQDVAPGSAIS; this comes from the coding sequence ATGCGAAACTCTTTGAAAAGTATAAGTAAAGAACTGCAACGGGAGGAAGAGATGGAAGAGGAAAAGAAAGCCGAAGAGGAACCGAAGCAAGCGGAGACGAAAAGCGAAGCGCCGGGGAAACCGGAGTTGACCTACAATGAATTCGCCCGCATGGATCTCCGGGTCGCCGTCATTACCGCCGCGGAGCCGCATCCCAACGCCGACCGTTTGTTAAAGATGCAGGTCGATCTCGGCTCGGGTGACACACGCCAGCTCGTCGCCGGGATCGCCGGGCAGTACCAGCCGGAGGATCTTGTCGGCCGGAAGATATGCGTCGTCGCCAACCTGAAACCGGCGAAACTCCGCGGCGAGCTCTCCCAGGGGATGCTCCTGGCGGCATCCGACGGCGAGACGATCAGCCTTCTCAAGCCCGATCAGGATGTCGCCCCGGGGTCGGCGATCAGCTGA
- a CDS encoding patatin-like phospholipase family protein, translated as MPRSLGLALSGGVARSIVHVGVLKVFKAEGIPIDAIAGTSGGSIAAVLYAAGLPVTDMAALAGKLSWRELAHLSPKRLGFLSTAPIRQFIEKWIGNPSFEDLKIPCAVVATDMTTFAAHVFNSGPILPAVEASCAIPHLFSPVKIDGKIYLDGGVVNFLPVECLSSMGAEMTVGVSTIKDPPRGGEPRHLVELMAQFSGLVQYNNYMQSRERVDILIHPNMEKFPVFELHKAGLLLEEGEKAARSALPRIRALLDEGPQREN; from the coding sequence ATGCCGCGATCATTAGGGCTGGCGCTCAGCGGGGGCGTCGCGAGGAGCATTGTGCATGTGGGCGTTCTGAAGGTCTTCAAGGCGGAGGGGATCCCGATCGACGCCATTGCGGGGACATCGGGCGGCTCGATCGCGGCGGTGCTCTATGCCGCCGGGCTGCCGGTGACCGATATGGCGGCGCTCGCCGGCAAGCTCTCCTGGCGCGAACTGGCCCACCTCTCGCCGAAGCGGCTGGGATTCCTTTCCACGGCGCCGATCCGCCAATTCATCGAAAAGTGGATCGGCAATCCATCCTTTGAGGATCTCAAAATTCCCTGCGCCGTCGTGGCGACCGATATGACGACCTTCGCGGCGCACGTTTTCAACAGCGGGCCGATTCTGCCGGCCGTCGAAGCCTCATGTGCCATCCCGCATCTCTTCAGTCCGGTCAAGATCGACGGAAAGATCTATCTCGACGGCGGGGTTGTTAATTTTTTGCCCGTGGAGTGCTTGAGTTCGATGGGCGCCGAAATGACGGTGGGAGTGTCGACGATCAAGGACCCTCCCCGCGGCGGCGAACCCCGGCATCTGGTGGAACTGATGGCTCAGTTTTCTGGACTTGTACAATACAATAATTATATGCAATCCCGCGAGCGGGTGGATATTCTCATTCATCCGAACATGGAGAAGTTCCCGGTCTTCGAGTTACACAAAGCCGGCCTGCTTCTTGAGGAAGGGGAGAAGGCCGCGCGGAGCGCCTTGCCGAGGATACGGGCTCTTCTGGATGAGGGGCCGCAGAGAGAAAATTAA
- a CDS encoding (Fe-S)-binding protein, translated as MKATLFVTCLGDTFYPRIGRATLRVLERIGHIVSVPRDQTCCGQPMFNAGYFDEARAVARRFLDLFDETTGPIIAPSSSCAAMVRLHYPELFKEEALYRAKADTVGKRTFEFCEFLVHQQKFRMADWGGRFDRSVTFHRSCHYRGLGIKEEPIDLIKQIPGIRYIPLEKIDQCCGFGGTFSLNLPHVSRAMAAEKVEAIQRSGAELLIYADPGCLMNITGYAHRIGAELPVLHIAELLDQAMGNGS; from the coding sequence ATGAAGGCCACGCTCTTTGTGACCTGTCTCGGCGACACATTTTATCCGCGGATCGGACGGGCCACGCTGCGCGTGCTCGAACGGATCGGACACATTGTCTCGGTGCCGCGGGATCAGACCTGCTGCGGCCAGCCCATGTTCAATGCCGGATACTTTGATGAAGCGCGCGCGGTTGCCCGCCGTTTCCTTGATCTTTTTGATGAGACAACCGGGCCGATCATCGCCCCATCGAGCTCCTGCGCCGCCATGGTCCGTCTGCATTACCCGGAGCTCTTCAAAGAAGAGGCGCTCTACCGCGCCAAAGCCGACACGGTCGGAAAGCGGACCTTTGAGTTCTGCGAGTTTCTTGTGCATCAGCAGAAGTTTCGAATGGCGGATTGGGGCGGGCGGTTCGATCGCTCGGTCACCTTTCACCGGAGTTGCCACTACCGGGGTTTGGGGATCAAAGAGGAGCCGATCGACCTCATCAAGCAAATACCGGGCATCCGCTACATCCCGCTGGAAAAGATCGATCAGTGCTGCGGTTTCGGCGGCACCTTCTCCCTCAATCTGCCGCATGTGAGCCGGGCGATGGCGGCCGAAAAGGTCGAGGCGATTCAGAGATCCGGCGCTGAACTTCTCATCTACGCCGATCCGGGATGCCTCATGAATATTACGGGCTACGCCCATCGCATCGGTGCGGAGTTGCCTGTCTTGCACATTGCCGAACTCCTCGATCAAGCCATGGGGAACGGGTCATGA
- a CDS encoding slipin family protein — protein MIATSLILAVLFRSLQVWEAVLVLTTLAGLVTYLNHRPHGGILVATVVAASLIAPMIQIAFQWEKAIILRFGRFKGVRGSGVFFILPIIDKVANYVDQRIRVTDFNAETTLTKDTVPVNVDAIAFWMVWDAEKSVLEVEDFLAAVALSAQTGLRDAIGKHDLSEMLCNREKLGSEIQAQLDAKTNAWGITIQSVEIRDIIIPKALEDAMSRQAQAERERQSRIILSNAETEIAEKFAEAAKHYVENPEAMHLRAMNMIFEGLKKNGSMVIVPSTAVETMGLGALGGLTAFDRILKEHNEKKSLALEEGAAVTDAKA, from the coding sequence ATGATCGCCACATCGCTGATCCTGGCCGTTCTCTTCCGGTCGCTTCAGGTCTGGGAAGCGGTGCTGGTCCTCACCACCCTTGCGGGCCTGGTGACCTATCTGAATCACCGGCCGCATGGCGGAATTCTCGTCGCCACGGTTGTGGCGGCCAGCTTGATCGCACCGATGATACAGATCGCCTTTCAATGGGAAAAGGCGATCATCCTGCGCTTCGGCCGGTTCAAGGGTGTCCGGGGGAGCGGCGTTTTTTTCATTCTCCCGATTATTGATAAAGTCGCCAACTATGTCGATCAGCGCATTCGTGTGACCGATTTCAACGCCGAGACAACGCTTACAAAAGATACCGTTCCCGTCAATGTCGACGCGATCGCCTTCTGGATGGTCTGGGATGCGGAGAAATCGGTGCTCGAGGTTGAAGACTTTCTCGCCGCGGTCGCCCTCTCGGCGCAGACCGGGTTGCGCGATGCGATCGGCAAGCATGATCTCAGCGAGATGCTCTGCAATCGGGAGAAGCTGGGAAGTGAAATTCAGGCTCAGCTCGACGCCAAGACCAATGCCTGGGGGATCACCATCCAATCGGTGGAGATCCGTGATATCATCATCCCCAAGGCGCTTGAAGACGCGATGAGCCGCCAGGCGCAGGCGGAGCGCGAGCGCCAATCGCGGATCATCCTGTCGAACGCCGAGACGGAGATCGCCGAGAAATTCGCCGAGGCGGCAAAGCACTACGTGGAAAATCCCGAGGCGATGCATCTGAGGGCGATGAATATGATCTTCGAGGGGCTCAAGAAGAATGGATCGATGGTGATTGTTCCCAGCACCGCCGTCGAAACGATGGGTCTCGGCGCTTTGGGCGGATTGACCGCCTTTGACCGCATTCTCAAAGAGCATAACGAGAAGAAATCGTTGGCGTTGGAGGAGGGGGCGGCCGTGACGGATGCAAAGGCATGA
- a CDS encoding Xaa-Pro peptidase family protein — protein MTQLVHEKLHQVEGILKELDIDCWLTFVRETTDAGDPVLPLILDHPLTWQSALILTQSGERIAIVGKYEDEAVRSSGAWSKVLTYVQSIKEPLCNELNRLQPKEVALNYSLNDVKADGLTFGLFELLKQHLSETPFASRFLSAEKIIGTLRGRKSPGEIQRVRRAIATTEEIFLDLTRYARPGHTEIDIHGHLHDAAARRHVGLAWEAALCPSVTTGPGSMAGHGFPSDQLCVSEGNIFHIDYGVRRDGYCSDLQRSWYVPRTGETRPPESVQKGFDTVRRAILAAAEVLQPGVEGWTVDAAARRVVIEAGYPEYQHATGHQVGRACHDGGGVLGPQWERYGQTPFFPIEEGNIFTLELGVDLEGRGYLGLEEMVLVTKKGIEWLSSPQESLPLLPV, from the coding sequence TTGACACAACTTGTTCATGAGAAATTGCATCAGGTTGAAGGCATCTTGAAGGAACTCGACATCGACTGCTGGCTGACCTTTGTCCGCGAGACAACCGATGCCGGCGATCCCGTGCTGCCGTTGATCCTCGATCACCCCCTCACCTGGCAAAGCGCCCTGATCCTTACACAATCGGGCGAACGGATCGCGATCGTGGGGAAATATGAAGATGAAGCGGTGAGATCCAGCGGCGCCTGGTCGAAGGTTCTCACCTATGTTCAGAGCATAAAAGAGCCCCTCTGCAACGAACTGAACCGCCTGCAGCCGAAAGAGGTCGCGCTCAATTACTCATTGAATGATGTCAAGGCGGATGGCCTTACGTTCGGTCTTTTTGAATTGTTAAAGCAGCATCTTTCGGAGACACCCTTTGCCAGCCGTTTCCTCAGCGCCGAGAAGATTATCGGCACCCTCAGGGGCAGGAAATCTCCCGGAGAGATTCAGCGCGTGCGCCGGGCGATCGCGACGACGGAAGAGATCTTTCTCGACCTCACCCGCTATGCGCGGCCGGGCCACACCGAGATCGACATTCACGGTCATCTCCATGACGCGGCGGCCCGGCGGCATGTCGGCTTGGCCTGGGAGGCGGCGCTCTGTCCCTCCGTAACCACGGGGCCGGGATCGATGGCCGGGCACGGCTTTCCTTCCGATCAGCTCTGCGTCTCTGAGGGGAATATCTTTCACATTGATTATGGCGTCCGGCGCGATGGGTATTGTTCCGATCTTCAACGCTCCTGGTATGTGCCGCGCACCGGGGAAACGAGGCCGCCTGAGAGTGTGCAAAAGGGATTCGATACGGTACGCCGGGCCATCCTCGCCGCCGCTGAGGTGTTGCAGCCGGGTGTCGAGGGCTGGACCGTCGACGCCGCCGCGCGCCGGGTCGTCATTGAGGCCGGTTATCCCGAGTACCAGCATGCGACGGGACACCAGGTCGGCCGGGCCTGCCATGACGGCGGCGGCGTGCTGGGACCGCAATGGGAGCGCTACGGGCAAACGCCCTTCTTCCCGATTGAAGAGGGAAATATCTTCACCTTGGAACTCGGCGTCGATCTCGAGGGGCGCGGATATCTCGGATTGGAAGAGATGGTTTTAGTGACGAAGAAGGGGATCGAGTGGTTATCCTCACCCCAAGAGAGTCTGCCGCTATTGCCGGTATAA
- a CDS encoding glycosyltransferase family 2 protein, whose amino-acid sequence MTKLPVSIFILTLNEADRLPKTLRSVPWADEILVIDCGSTDGTIDAAEASGARVIRHPWEGYSRQKSFALTQCRHPWVLWLDADEEVTVELAHSIRKAMESETTAGGFAMARRTVYLGKALRWGGWYPDWKTRLFLKDKVRFDERMVHETAVIDGRVERLRGDLLHYSYRNLTHHLEKINEYTTLWAEGAPGRPALPDLIFRPPAKFLKAYILKLGFLEGWRGLVVATMGAYYVALKYAKLFEKYK is encoded by the coding sequence ATGACAAAGCTGCCGGTTTCGATCTTCATCCTCACGCTGAATGAGGCCGACCGTCTGCCGAAGACGCTGCGGTCGGTCCCGTGGGCCGATGAGATCCTCGTCATCGATTGCGGATCAACCGACGGCACGATCGACGCGGCTGAAGCGTCAGGCGCCCGCGTGATTCGCCATCCCTGGGAAGGATACAGCCGGCAGAAATCCTTCGCCCTGACGCAATGCCGCCATCCCTGGGTTCTGTGGCTGGATGCCGATGAAGAGGTGACCGTCGAGCTGGCTCACTCCATCCGGAAGGCGATGGAAAGTGAAACCACAGCCGGCGGATTCGCCATGGCGCGCCGCACCGTTTACCTTGGGAAGGCGCTGCGATGGGGCGGATGGTACCCCGACTGGAAGACGCGGCTTTTTCTGAAAGATAAGGTGCGTTTCGACGAGCGGATGGTGCACGAGACGGCCGTGATCGACGGGCGCGTCGAGCGGCTGCGGGGGGATCTTCTACATTATTCGTACCGCAATCTCACGCATCATCTCGAAAAGATCAACGAGTACACGACGCTTTGGGCGGAGGGGGCGCCGGGCCGGCCGGCTCTTCCGGACCTGATCTTCCGCCCGCCGGCGAAATTTCTCAAAGCCTATATTTTAAAGTTGGGATTTCTCGAAGGGTGGCGCGGCCTGGTCGTCGCCACCATGGGCGCCTACTATGTTGCGCTGAAGTATGCGAAACTCTTTGAAAAGTATAAGTAA
- a CDS encoding GntR family transcriptional regulator: MTLGIEIKLDLKSGVPFYRQIIDQVKTAMATGRLESGDRLPTVRQLAVNLSINPNTVSRAYTELELTGLVETQMGSGTFVGTKQIEQDEAERRRICDQICQDFLSRASSYGFTIEDILENLRRRLSAKEGDKK, translated from the coding sequence ATGACCTTGGGGATTGAGATCAAGCTGGATCTGAAAAGCGGGGTGCCCTTCTACCGCCAGATCATCGATCAGGTGAAGACGGCGATGGCGACCGGCCGGCTCGAGTCGGGCGACCGGCTGCCCACCGTCCGCCAACTGGCGGTGAACCTCTCCATTAATCCCAATACGGTGAGCCGCGCCTATACCGAGCTCGAACTGACGGGGCTGGTGGAGACACAGATGGGATCGGGTACCTTTGTCGGGACCAAACAAATTGAGCAGGATGAAGCCGAACGGCGGCGGATCTGCGATCAGATTTGCCAGGATTTTCTTTCAAGGGCTTCATCCTATGGATTCACTATCGAAGATATTTTAGAGAACCTCCGCCGGCGCTTGTCCGCCAAAGAAGGAGACAAAAAATGA
- a CDS encoding ATP-binding protein, translating to MYERFLTTKLQTGKRSVLLMGPRQVGKSTLVNLLKPDLTVNLASPVAFRDYVTHPERLEHELRGAGPETRSVFIDEVQRVPALLNLVQVMLDERPQRFRFLLSGSSARKLRRGHANLLPGRIHVHYLHPLLACELGGEFVLERALAHGTLPGIYAEPDPPTREADLRSYVDTYLREEVQAEALVRNIGGYGRLLELVAASSGRILNINALCSDAGLSYETARRYIEVLEDTLILFRVPAWSDSDRASLISHPKLFLFDLGVRNALLRRPLDRPLDDECGLLLEHLVGYELHRRLDGLWPQAGLSYYRTRHGVEVDFILEVDRELWAIEVKSGRRIDRGSLKGLSSFAERVPRLKRRIVVFLGPRKQLIDGVEVIPLQRFLEELPSQ from the coding sequence ATGTATGAAAGATTCCTCACCACCAAACTACAGACCGGGAAGCGCAGCGTCCTCCTTATGGGCCCACGGCAGGTCGGGAAATCGACGTTGGTCAACTTGTTGAAGCCTGATCTTACGGTGAACCTCGCCAGCCCGGTGGCGTTCCGGGACTATGTCACACACCCCGAGCGGTTGGAGCATGAACTTCGCGGCGCAGGGCCGGAAACCCGATCCGTCTTCATCGATGAGGTTCAACGTGTCCCTGCCCTATTGAACCTCGTACAAGTCATGCTCGACGAACGTCCGCAGCGTTTCCGTTTCCTCTTGTCCGGATCAAGCGCTCGTAAGCTGAGACGGGGGCATGCGAATTTACTCCCCGGTCGAATCCATGTTCACTATCTCCACCCACTGCTGGCCTGTGAACTCGGTGGGGAGTTCGTGCTCGAACGCGCGCTCGCACACGGGACCCTTCCCGGAATCTACGCCGAGCCGGATCCGCCCACTCGCGAGGCGGATCTCCGCAGCTACGTCGATACCTACCTTCGCGAGGAAGTCCAGGCGGAAGCCCTTGTCCGAAACATTGGCGGCTATGGCCGGCTGCTCGAACTTGTGGCGGCATCATCGGGCCGCATTCTCAACATCAATGCGCTCTGCAGTGATGCGGGCCTGAGCTATGAAACCGCCCGCCGATATATCGAGGTTTTGGAGGATACCCTCATCCTCTTCCGAGTTCCCGCCTGGAGCGACTCAGATCGGGCGAGCCTCATCTCTCATCCCAAGTTGTTCCTGTTTGATCTCGGTGTACGGAACGCTCTCTTGCGCCGGCCACTCGACCGGCCTCTGGATGATGAATGTGGGCTTCTTTTGGAGCATCTCGTCGGCTACGAGCTGCATCGTCGACTGGATGGTCTATGGCCGCAGGCCGGGCTTTCCTATTACCGCACGCGCCACGGCGTCGAGGTGGATTTCATCCTGGAGGTGGATCGAGAACTCTGGGCGATCGAGGTCAAGTCCGGGCGCCGTATCGATCGTGGATCTCTCAAGGGGCTGTCCTCCTTTGCGGAGCGTGTTCCCCGGCTGAAGCGGCGGATTGTCGTCTTTCTCGGCCCCAGGAAGCAATTGATCGATGGAGTTGAGGTGATTCCTCTTCAAAGATTTCTGGAAGAGTTGCCGTCGCAGTAG